In Turicibacter sanguinis, a genomic segment contains:
- the thiI gene encoding tRNA uracil 4-sulfurtransferase ThiI translates to MIYDRILVRYGELSIKGKNRKYFKNALHRIIRRKCRSLENITYEITRDRFYIILNGTAPELVTEQLDKVFGLQSYSLCARCENDIDAMKALALEIIKEMPQVPTTFKVETKRAQKQFPMTSGEISRGVGAHLLINTEHLSVDVHHPDVTVFVEVRREGTFIMAEHIKGLGGFPVGISGKGLLMISGGIDSPVAGYLMQKRGVEIEAIHFASPPYTSVRSKQKVLDLMEKNAHYAPVDEINVHVVPFTELQTAIYENIPNSYTMTVMRRMMYRIAEGIAKKREILVLANGESLGQVASQTLASMYAINAVTNMPIIRPVATLDKNEIIEIAKHIDTYDISIRPYEDCCTVFVPEHPATNPSLEKCIEFEQNFDFESLVQKCIDETEIITVRAGEMIELEDNAVCALNDLF, encoded by the coding sequence ATGATTTATGACCGTATATTAGTTCGCTATGGTGAATTATCAATTAAAGGAAAGAATCGTAAGTATTTTAAAAATGCCTTACACCGTATTATCCGTCGTAAATGTCGTTCGTTAGAAAACATTACGTATGAAATCACACGTGATCGTTTCTATATTATTTTAAATGGAACGGCGCCAGAATTAGTGACAGAGCAATTAGATAAAGTATTTGGATTACAGTCATATAGCTTATGTGCTCGTTGTGAAAATGATATTGATGCTATGAAAGCATTAGCTTTAGAGATTATTAAAGAAATGCCACAAGTTCCTACAACATTTAAAGTCGAAACAAAGCGCGCTCAAAAACAATTTCCAATGACTTCAGGTGAAATTTCACGTGGAGTGGGAGCTCACTTATTAATTAATACTGAACATTTATCGGTAGATGTTCATCATCCAGATGTGACAGTATTTGTTGAGGTTCGTCGTGAAGGAACATTCATCATGGCAGAACATATTAAAGGATTAGGTGGATTCCCTGTTGGAATTAGTGGGAAAGGTCTTTTAATGATTTCTGGTGGAATTGATAGCCCAGTAGCGGGATATTTAATGCAAAAACGTGGAGTTGAAATTGAAGCGATTCACTTTGCATCACCACCGTATACATCAGTTCGATCAAAACAAAAAGTATTAGACTTAATGGAGAAAAATGCACATTATGCGCCAGTAGATGAAATTAACGTACACGTTGTTCCGTTTACTGAATTACAAACAGCTATTTATGAAAACATTCCAAATAGCTATACCATGACAGTTATGCGTCGTATGATGTATCGTATTGCTGAAGGAATCGCTAAAAAACGTGAAATTTTAGTTTTAGCAAATGGAGAAAGCTTAGGACAAGTTGCTTCACAAACTTTAGCAAGTATGTATGCCATCAATGCGGTTACGAATATGCCAATTATTCGTCCAGTTGCGACACTTGATAAAAATGAAATTATTGAGATTGCGAAACACATCGATACTTATGATATTTCAATTCGTCCATATGAGGACTGCTGTACGGTCTTTGTTCCGGAACATCCTGCAACAAACCCTTCATTAGAAAAATGTATTGAGTTTGAACAAAACTTTGATTTCGAATCATTAGTGCAAAAATGTATTGATGAAACAGAAATTATCACAGTACGTGCCGGAGAAATGATTGAGTTAGAAGATAATGCCGTTTGTGCATTAAATGATTTATTCTAA
- the adhE gene encoding bifunctional acetaldehyde-CoA/alcohol dehydrogenase, producing the protein MTNKITNVDELMSTLETVRAAQREFAKFTQEQVDELFYKAAMAINNLRIPLAQMAVEETGMGLVEDKVIKNHYASEYIYNKYRDEKTCGVLSEDLSFGIQKVAEPVGVIGAVIPTTNPTSTACFKCLMAIKTRNAIVISAHPRAKNCTNYTAKVIRETIEAAGAPKGLIAWIDEPSIELTNTVMKEVDLILATGGPGMVKSAYSSGTPAIGVGAGNTPVIFHKTCNVPMAVNSLLLSKTFDYGVICASEQSIIVDESIYENVKAELKKRGALLLNKKQLDAVRETIIVNGALNAKIVGQPAWKIAELAGFEVPKDTKVLVGEVTDTSLEEPFAHEKLSVVLAMYKSTNHEQAVEMAYTLVEHSGLGHTSAIYADELRAEADIQAMASRMRTTTFLINQPTAHGGIGDLFNFALAPSLTLGCGSWGNNSVSENVGPKHLINIKTIAKRRENMLWFKVPAKVYYKFGCLPIALEDLKFDGKKRAFIVTDKVLFDLGYTKHVTDELDKYGIQYTICTDVHPDPLLSDAKKGAQAMAEFKPDTIIALGGGSAMDAAKIMWVLYEHPETNFQDLAMRFMDVRKRIFRFPQMGKKASLVCIATSAGTGSEVTPFAVITDDETGVKYPLADYELTPTMAIVDPVLMLSMPKGLCAASGIDVLTHALESLVATVATEYTIPLSLESAKLVFDYLPESYHGGAEAKVAKEKMANASCMAGMAFSNAMLGLCHSMAHKLGSAFHIPHGIANALLINEVIKYNATDAPFKQGTFPQYETPQAIERYAKAAEYCGLTGRTNEEKIQALLNKINELKAEINIPMSISECGVSEADFLAAVDKLAVDAFDDQCTGANPRYPLIEDIKQLYLNAFYGEAK; encoded by the coding sequence ATGACTAATAAAATTACAAATGTAGATGAATTAATGTCAACTCTTGAAACAGTACGCGCAGCACAAAGAGAATTTGCTAAATTTACGCAAGAGCAAGTAGATGAATTATTCTATAAAGCAGCAATGGCAATCAATAATTTACGTATTCCGTTAGCTCAAATGGCAGTTGAAGAAACTGGAATGGGATTAGTTGAAGATAAAGTGATTAAAAACCACTATGCTTCTGAATATATTTACAATAAATATCGTGATGAAAAAACTTGTGGAGTTTTATCTGAAGATTTATCATTCGGTATCCAAAAAGTTGCAGAACCTGTAGGAGTAATTGGGGCGGTTATTCCAACAACAAACCCAACATCAACTGCATGTTTCAAATGTTTAATGGCTATTAAAACTCGTAATGCAATCGTTATCTCTGCGCATCCACGTGCTAAAAACTGTACAAACTATACAGCAAAAGTAATTCGTGAAACAATCGAAGCAGCTGGAGCACCAAAAGGATTAATTGCATGGATTGACGAACCAAGTATCGAGTTAACAAATACAGTTATGAAAGAAGTAGATTTAATTTTAGCAACAGGTGGGCCAGGAATGGTTAAATCAGCTTATTCTTCAGGAACACCAGCAATCGGGGTAGGGGCAGGAAATACACCAGTTATTTTCCACAAAACATGTAATGTTCCAATGGCAGTTAACTCATTATTATTATCAAAAACATTTGATTATGGAGTAATCTGTGCGTCAGAACAATCAATCATCGTTGATGAATCAATTTATGAAAATGTTAAAGCTGAACTTAAAAAACGTGGAGCTTTATTATTAAATAAAAAACAATTAGATGCTGTTCGTGAAACAATCATTGTTAACGGAGCATTAAATGCTAAAATTGTAGGACAACCTGCATGGAAAATCGCTGAATTAGCAGGATTTGAAGTCCCTAAAGATACTAAAGTATTAGTAGGTGAAGTAACGGATACTTCATTAGAAGAGCCATTCGCTCATGAAAAATTATCAGTTGTATTAGCAATGTACAAATCAACTAACCATGAACAGGCAGTTGAAATGGCCTATACATTAGTAGAACACAGTGGATTAGGACATACATCAGCCATTTATGCAGATGAGTTACGTGCAGAAGCTGACATTCAAGCAATGGCATCTCGTATGCGTACAACAACATTCTTAATCAACCAACCAACTGCACACGGAGGAATTGGAGATTTATTCAACTTCGCTTTAGCACCATCATTAACATTAGGTTGCGGGTCTTGGGGAAATAACTCAGTATCAGAAAACGTTGGACCTAAACACTTAATTAATATTAAAACAATTGCTAAAAGGAGAGAGAATATGCTTTGGTTCAAAGTGCCTGCAAAAGTTTACTATAAATTTGGATGCTTACCAATCGCATTAGAAGATTTAAAATTTGATGGTAAAAAACGTGCATTCATCGTAACAGATAAAGTATTATTCGATTTAGGATATACAAAACATGTAACAGATGAATTAGATAAATACGGAATTCAATATACAATTTGTACAGATGTACATCCAGATCCATTATTATCAGATGCTAAAAAAGGTGCTCAAGCCATGGCTGAATTCAAACCTGATACAATCATTGCATTAGGTGGAGGATCTGCAATGGATGCAGCTAAAATCATGTGGGTATTATATGAACACCCAGAAACAAACTTCCAAGACTTAGCAATGCGTTTCATGGACGTTCGTAAACGTATCTTCCGCTTCCCCCAAATGGGTAAAAAAGCTAGCTTAGTATGTATCGCAACTTCAGCTGGTACAGGTTCTGAGGTAACGCCATTCGCTGTTATCACTGATGATGAAACAGGAGTAAAATACCCATTAGCTGACTACGAATTAACACCAACAATGGCGATTGTTGACCCAGTGTTAATGTTATCAATGCCAAAAGGATTATGTGCTGCTTCAGGTATCGACGTTTTAACTCATGCCTTAGAATCATTAGTAGCAACAGTAGCAACTGAATACACAATTCCATTATCATTAGAATCAGCTAAATTAGTATTCGATTACTTACCAGAATCTTACCATGGTGGGGCAGAAGCTAAAGTAGCGAAAGAGAAAATGGCTAATGCATCATGTATGGCAGGTATGGCATTCTCTAATGCAATGTTAGGATTATGTCACTCAATGGCTCATAAATTAGGATCAGCATTCCATATTCCTCATGGTATTGCAAATGCTTTATTAATCAACGAAGTTATTAAATACAATGCAACAGATGCACCATTCAAACAAGGAACATTCCCTCAATACGAAACTCCTCAAGCCATCGAACGTTATGCAAAAGCTGCTGAGTACTGTGGATTAACAGGACGTACAAATGAAGAGAAAATTCAAGCATTATTAAATAAAATCAATGAATTAAAAGCTGAAATCAATATTCCAATGAGTATCTCTGAATGTGGCGTATCAGAAGCTGATTTCTTAGCAGCAGTAGATAAATTAGCAGTAGATGCATTTGATGATCAATGTACAGGGGCTAACCCACGCTACCCATTAATCGAAGATATCAAACAATTATATTTAAATGCTTTCTACGGTGAAGCAAAATAA
- a CDS encoding ABC transporter ATP-binding protein translates to MSILELRNLSHAYVDGDIRRIVLEDVNCTFERGQFYSILGPSGSGKSTLLSIAAGLDDIQQGQVIVDGKPIQEIGFVKYRRNHMAIVFQSFNLIPYLTAVENVEMAMKITDNEMPKNKREIALGFLEKLGISKIKAHKFIKQLSGGEQQRVAIARALVTGADLIFADEPTGNLDSQTEAEICDLFRVLAHQFNKCIIVVTHSDRVAQHSDVIYRIEDGKVVVANQ, encoded by the coding sequence ATGTCTATCTTAGAGTTAAGAAATCTTTCTCATGCTTATGTTGACGGTGATATTCGCCGTATTGTCCTTGAAGATGTCAATTGTACGTTTGAACGTGGACAGTTTTATTCTATTTTAGGTCCATCTGGATCTGGAAAATCAACGTTACTCTCAATTGCAGCGGGACTTGACGATATCCAACAAGGCCAAGTGATTGTAGACGGAAAACCGATTCAAGAAATTGGTTTTGTGAAATATCGTCGTAATCATATGGCAATCGTATTCCAGTCTTTCAACTTGATTCCTTATTTAACAGCTGTTGAAAATGTTGAAATGGCGATGAAAATTACAGATAATGAAATGCCTAAAAATAAACGTGAAATAGCCTTAGGATTTTTAGAGAAACTTGGTATTTCAAAAATCAAAGCTCATAAATTTATTAAACAACTTTCTGGGGGAGAACAACAACGTGTCGCAATTGCTCGTGCGCTTGTTACCGGAGCTGATCTGATTTTTGCCGATGAACCGACTGGAAACTTAGATTCTCAAACAGAAGCAGAAATCTGTGACTTATTCCGTGTTTTAGCTCATCAATTTAATAAATGTATCATTGTTGTCACTCACTCTGACCGTGTCGCGCAGCATAGTGATGTTATTTATCGTATTGAAGACGGTAAAGTTGTCGTTGCGAATCAATAA
- a CDS encoding ABC transporter permease, translating to MDFLFRAWKQNIRKPMKSLMIFLVMFVISNLIVTGIFILKGTEKATNATLSQMTPIIYYTQDYDRYWRAQELGFVDSETDPMPNISLETALEIGRSNDVEAFDLSTQSTALIRSIKAYKDPNSQGGGNWITSTDSEGNTETFQEPDYYEMLGSSSSEFKVASGTIEIVDGRGINEDDVANSNYVLVIEENLAKANNLSVGDTLPVDFKMVWDAEEAALPSTTENDFEIVGIYRNLSAADQNDTWMTERVATQIYVPYNVAYELSFEVQKESIQESIAQGYWTQEEADEYLEQYSEVQPNTIGYLLKDPLKVRDFIEDNTRLLPSEYHVLKVGNSTYDSIAKSIDSMTQTSNLIIYIVFGAGILILSLITSLTLKSREYEIGVLLSLGESKLKVIGQLMSELLIIALVAFSLSIVSGNFIAKYYGQQLLQTQMESAMTQSNNFNIYVPEQMYSNESSTLQYTDFVTSFNIELDPIVYLELMAYGLLVVAVSTFIPIIFIMRYNPKTILTIR from the coding sequence ATGGATTTTTTATTTCGTGCTTGGAAACAAAATATTCGTAAGCCGATGAAATCATTAATGATTTTTTTAGTTATGTTTGTCATTTCCAATCTCATCGTAACAGGAATTTTTATTCTTAAAGGGACTGAGAAGGCAACCAATGCAACACTTAGTCAAATGACTCCTATCATTTATTACACTCAAGATTATGATAGATATTGGCGTGCTCAAGAGCTTGGATTTGTTGACTCGGAAACAGATCCCATGCCAAACATTTCGCTCGAGACTGCCCTTGAAATTGGTCGTTCAAACGATGTGGAAGCTTTTGATTTAAGTACACAATCAACTGCTTTAATTCGTTCAATTAAGGCATACAAAGATCCTAATAGCCAAGGCGGGGGAAATTGGATTACAAGTACTGATTCAGAAGGAAATACTGAAACGTTCCAAGAACCAGATTACTATGAAATGTTAGGATCAAGTTCTAGTGAATTTAAAGTAGCCAGTGGAACGATTGAAATTGTAGATGGACGTGGAATTAATGAAGATGATGTCGCTAATAGCAATTATGTGCTAGTTATTGAAGAAAACCTTGCTAAAGCAAATAATTTATCTGTTGGAGATACGCTCCCTGTCGATTTCAAAATGGTTTGGGATGCTGAAGAAGCAGCACTTCCAAGTACAACTGAAAATGATTTTGAAATTGTTGGAATTTATCGAAATTTAAGTGCAGCCGACCAAAATGACACATGGATGACAGAACGTGTGGCGACTCAAATTTATGTGCCTTATAATGTCGCTTATGAGTTAAGTTTTGAAGTACAAAAGGAATCAATTCAAGAAAGTATTGCCCAGGGGTATTGGACACAAGAAGAAGCAGACGAATATTTAGAGCAATATAGTGAAGTTCAACCGAATACCATCGGTTATTTATTAAAAGATCCTCTAAAAGTGCGTGATTTTATCGAAGATAATACACGCTTATTACCTTCTGAATATCATGTTTTAAAAGTTGGGAATTCAACGTATGATTCAATTGCTAAATCAATTGATAGCATGACTCAAACGTCAAATTTAATTATTTACATTGTGTTTGGAGCTGGAATTTTAATCTTAAGTTTAATTACTTCATTAACGTTAAAAAGCCGTGAATATGAAATTGGGGTTCTATTATCTCTTGGTGAAAGTAAACTTAAAGTCATTGGTCAATTAATGAGCGAGTTATTAATTATTGCCTTAGTAGCCTTTAGCTTATCAATTGTTTCTGGTAATTTTATCGCTAAATACTACGGACAACAACTATTACAAACCCAAATGGAAAGCGCGATGACGCAATCAAATAATTTTAATATTTATGTTCCTGAGCAAATGTATAGTAACGAAAGCTCAACATTACAATATACTGACTTCGTCACAAGCTTTAATATTGAACTCGATCCAATTGTTTATCTTGAATTAATGGCCTATGGACTTCTAGTTGTTGCTGTTAGTACCTTTATTCCGATTATCTTCATCATGCGATATAATCCAAAAACTATTTTAACCATTCGATAA
- a CDS encoding alpha/beta-type small acid-soluble spore protein has protein sequence MTNNSNNSSNKLVVPSAQAAIDQMKYEIASEQGVTLGADATARQNGSVGGEITKRLVKQAQSQLGASQNQQ, from the coding sequence ATGACAAACAATTCAAACAACTCATCAAACAAATTAGTTGTCCCATCAGCACAAGCTGCTATCGATCAAATGAAATATGAGATTGCTAGTGAACAAGGTGTTACTTTAGGAGCTGATGCTACAGCTCGTCAAAACGGATCTGTTGGTGGTGAAATCACTAAACGTTTAGTGAAACAAGCTCAATCACAATTAGGTGCTTCTCAAAACCAACAATAA
- a CDS encoding alpha/beta-type small acid-soluble spore protein: MSSRNKLVVPGAQAALDQMKYEIAREFGVELGADTSSRLNGSVGGEITKRLVAMAQQQMSGTSQK, translated from the coding sequence ATGTCAAGTCGTAATAAATTAGTGGTTCCTGGTGCTCAAGCTGCTCTTGATCAAATGAAATATGAGATTGCTCGCGAATTTGGTGTCGAATTAGGTGCTGATACATCTTCACGTCTTAACGGTTCAGTCGGTGGTGAAATTACGAAACGTTTAGTTGCAATGGCACAGCAACAAATGAGTGGAACTTCACAAAAATAA
- a CDS encoding alpha/beta-type small acid-soluble spore protein → MATRNKLIVPGAQEAVDQMKYEIAKELGVNFGRTATAQENGAVGGEITKRLIAQAKQNLK, encoded by the coding sequence ATGGCTACTCGTAATAAATTAATCGTTCCTGGTGCTCAAGAAGCCGTGGATCAAATGAAATACGAAATTGCTAAAGAACTTGGTGTTAACTTTGGACGTACTGCAACAGCTCAAGAAAATGGAGCTGTTGGCGGTGAGATTACAAAACGTTTAATTGCCCAAGCTAAACAAAACTTAAAATAA
- a CDS encoding alpha/beta-type small acid-soluble spore protein → MANRNKLVVPGAQAAIDNMKAEIASELGVTLGADATARQNGSVGGEITKRLVKQAQSQLGSSYTNQK, encoded by the coding sequence ATGGCAAACCGTAATAAATTAGTGGTTCCTGGTGCTCAAGCTGCAATTGATAACATGAAAGCTGAGATTGCTAGTGAATTAGGTGTGACTTTAGGGGCTGATGCTACAGCTCGTCAAAACGGTTCAGTTGGTGGTGAAATCACTAAACGTTTAGTGAAACAAGCTCAATCACAACTTGGATCAAGCTATACTAACCAAAAATAG
- a CDS encoding TrmH family RNA methyltransferase, producing the protein MLIESNNNPKFKKWAKLQQKKYRYQSLEYIVEGEHLVLEAIKMNVVKEVLVKEGTTLHLNEDYHAVSNIYLLKENLFDQIASTETPQPIMAVCEMKTMNIKNQHRLLLLDRVQDPGNLGTLLRSAVAFGFDGVILGDGCVDLYNEKVIRSTQGAIFKLPILNQNLEEAVTSLKEQGVRIYGTSLQNGRPLNEIEETMKMAFILGNEGSGVSKELLSLTDGNIFIEMSENIESLNVSIAGSIIMYRFRQ; encoded by the coding sequence ATGTTAATTGAATCAAATAATAACCCTAAATTTAAAAAATGGGCGAAACTACAACAAAAAAAATATCGATACCAATCTCTTGAGTACATTGTCGAAGGGGAACACTTAGTTTTAGAAGCTATTAAAATGAATGTCGTGAAAGAAGTCTTAGTTAAAGAAGGAACAACTCTTCATTTAAACGAAGATTATCATGCCGTTTCAAATATTTATCTTTTAAAAGAAAATTTATTCGACCAAATTGCTTCAACCGAAACACCCCAACCGATCATGGCTGTCTGTGAAATGAAAACAATGAACATTAAAAACCAACATCGTTTGCTATTACTTGATCGAGTGCAAGATCCAGGCAACTTAGGAACATTACTAAGAAGTGCGGTCGCATTTGGATTTGATGGAGTCATTCTTGGAGATGGATGCGTTGATTTATATAATGAGAAAGTGATTCGTTCAACGCAAGGTGCCATTTTTAAATTACCTATTTTGAATCAAAACTTAGAAGAAGCTGTGACATCATTAAAAGAACAAGGGGTTCGAATTTATGGAACGAGTCTTCAAAATGGTCGTCCTTTAAATGAAATAGAAGAAACGATGAAAATGGCTTTCATTCTTGGAAATGAAGGAAGTGGCGTTTCAAAAGAGTTATTAAGTTTGACAGATGGAAATATTTTTATTGAAATGAGTGAAAATATTGAATCTTTGAATGTTTCGATTGCTGGAAGTATTATAATGTATCGTTTTCGTCAATAA
- the rimP gene encoding ribosome maturation factor RimP, producing the protein MSNIVAKTEELVKPICEANNVELVDVEYVKEGQNFFLRVYVDTPEGIDIDQCADVAEALSEKLDQHDYIEDEYMLEVSSPGAERPLKTKEAVAESIGAYINVKTYKAIDGQKEFEGHLIKFEEDILTLEVLVKTRKKVVEIPYDKAAKVRLAIKF; encoded by the coding sequence ATGTCAAATATCGTTGCAAAAACAGAAGAATTAGTTAAACCAATTTGTGAAGCTAATAATGTTGAATTAGTTGATGTTGAGTATGTAAAAGAAGGTCAAAACTTCTTTTTGCGCGTGTATGTTGATACACCAGAAGGAATCGACATCGATCAATGTGCTGATGTAGCAGAAGCACTAAGCGAGAAACTAGATCAACATGATTATATTGAAGATGAGTACATGTTAGAGGTTTCATCACCAGGCGCTGAACGTCCTTTAAAAACAAAAGAAGCCGTTGCTGAATCAATTGGTGCGTATATTAATGTAAAGACGTATAAAGCAATTGATGGACAAAAAGAGTTTGAAGGACATCTAATAAAATTTGAAGAGGATATTTTAACTCTTGAAGTTTTAGTGAAAACACGTAAAAAGGTAGTTGAAATACCTTATGATAAAGCTGCGAAGGTTCGTCTTGCGATTAAATTTTAA
- the nusA gene encoding transcription termination factor NusA, which translates to MNTKEFFAALELLEKEKGISKDIIIEAFEHALISAYKKNFNQATNVKVEINEVTGTVKLYQQKTVVEEVTRPQEQISLDEAMRLNPHYQEGDIINFEVTPKDFGRIATQTAKQVVKQRIRQAERDNLFQEFKDREGEIVTGIVVKDDGKHVFVDLGKIEALLPIREIMNPDEIKPNSRIKVYISKIESKNKGPVVYVSRKDPNLIKRLFELEVPEIYDGTVEIMSVARDAGDRTKICVASEDENVDPVGACVGPSGQRVQNIVDELNGEKIDIIQFSKDPAVLVANALSPAQVSKVVVDEAKKATVVLVPDNQLSLAIGKRGQNARLAAQLTGWKIDIKPESEADNLGIEL; encoded by the coding sequence ATGAATACGAAAGAGTTTTTTGCTGCTCTAGAATTACTTGAAAAAGAAAAAGGTATTTCTAAGGATATTATTATTGAGGCATTTGAGCATGCATTAATCAGTGCTTATAAAAAGAATTTTAATCAAGCGACAAATGTTAAAGTTGAGATTAACGAAGTCACTGGAACAGTGAAATTATATCAACAAAAAACAGTGGTTGAAGAAGTGACAAGACCACAAGAACAAATTAGCTTAGATGAAGCAATGCGATTAAATCCACACTATCAAGAAGGGGATATCATCAACTTCGAAGTAACTCCTAAAGATTTTGGACGTATCGCGACTCAAACAGCTAAACAAGTCGTGAAACAACGTATTCGTCAAGCAGAACGTGATAACTTATTCCAAGAGTTCAAAGATCGTGAAGGTGAAATTGTAACTGGAATTGTTGTAAAAGATGATGGGAAACATGTTTTTGTAGACTTAGGAAAAATTGAGGCATTACTTCCAATACGTGAAATTATGAATCCAGATGAAATCAAACCAAATTCTCGTATTAAAGTGTACATTAGTAAAATTGAGTCAAAAAATAAAGGACCTGTGGTATATGTATCACGTAAAGATCCAAACTTAATTAAACGCTTATTTGAATTAGAAGTCCCAGAAATCTATGATGGAACAGTTGAAATTATGTCTGTTGCACGTGATGCTGGAGATCGTACAAAAATCTGTGTGGCTTCAGAAGATGAAAATGTCGATCCAGTAGGAGCATGTGTAGGTCCATCAGGACAACGTGTTCAAAACATTGTAGACGAGTTAAACGGTGAGAAAATTGATATCATTCAATTCTCTAAAGATCCAGCTGTATTAGTGGCAAATGCTTTAAGTCCAGCTCAAGTGTCAAAAGTTGTCGTGGATGAAGCAAAAAAAGCAACAGTTGTCCTTGTTCCAGATAACCAATTATCATTAGCAATTGGTAAGCGTGGACAAAATGCTCGTTTAGCTGCTCAATTAACAGGATGGAAAATTGATATCAAACCTGAATCAGAAGCAGATAATTTAGGTATTGAATTATAA
- the rnpM gene encoding RNase P modulator RnpM has product MKQKKIPMRKCVITGEQQPKKDLIRVVRGTDGEVSVDPTGKKNGRGVYLHLTPEVVALAKKKNVLSRHLEVEVPETIYEELEQLAGKQMK; this is encoded by the coding sequence ATGAAACAAAAGAAAATCCCTATGCGTAAGTGTGTCATTACAGGTGAACAACAACCGAAAAAAGATTTAATTCGTGTGGTTCGTGGAACCGATGGCGAAGTGTCAGTTGATCCAACTGGAAAGAAAAATGGACGTGGTGTTTATCTTCATTTAACACCTGAAGTTGTCGCTTTAGCTAAAAAGAAAAATGTTTTAAGTCGTCATTTAGAAGTTGAAGTCCCAGAGACTATCTATGAAGAATTAGAGCAATTAGCAGGGAAGCAAATGAAATAG
- a CDS encoding L7Ae/L30e/S12e/Gadd45 family ribosomal protein — protein sequence MNQQWLSFLGLALSAGAVITGEQMVVQAIQAKKVHLVILAEDTSANTFKKVTDKCRFYNVECVQKADSLELGHALGKEFRKVVGITNPNFAKALSKKMNA from the coding sequence ATGAATCAACAGTGGTTAAGTTTTCTTGGCTTAGCATTAAGTGCAGGAGCGGTTATCACAGGTGAACAAATGGTAGTGCAGGCAATTCAAGCTAAAAAAGTGCATTTAGTTATCTTAGCTGAAGATACGTCAGCTAATACGTTTAAAAAAGTAACGGATAAATGTCGCTTTTATAATGTTGAATGTGTGCAAAAAGCCGACAGCTTAGAATTAGGTCATGCCTTAGGAAAGGAATTCCGAAAAGTTGTCGGAATTACCAATCCCAACTTTGCAAAAGCATTAAGTAAGAAAATGAATGCATAA